The following coding sequences lie in one Metallumcola ferriviriculae genomic window:
- a CDS encoding 3-keto-5-aminohexanoate cleavage protein produces MVKLSKIIVTAAITGSIHVPSMSPYLPITPDEIAEDAIKAYEAGASVVHIHARDPHTGQPSSNLDYFREILQKIKERSDLVVCTTTGGGLGMTKEQRISVVPTFKPELASFNMGSFNFALYPVADKIENYKHDWEKPYYQFTEDFVFTNTFKTMKFFLETMNETQTRPELEIYDVAMVNNAAQMIREGYLKRPIYLQFVLGILGGLPATVGNLLMLYNTAKELIGDFSWSVCAAGKDQMKLCAAALALGGNVRVGLEDSLYAEKGILAKSSADQVEKVVNIAKELSYDIASPDEARKMLGLKGLEHVSY; encoded by the coding sequence GTGGTTAAGTTGTCCAAAATAATCGTAACAGCTGCAATAACCGGCAGTATTCATGTCCCCAGTATGAGTCCCTATTTACCCATTACACCAGATGAGATAGCGGAAGATGCCATAAAGGCCTACGAGGCTGGTGCATCGGTGGTGCACATCCATGCCAGAGACCCTCACACCGGTCAGCCATCGTCAAACTTAGACTATTTTAGAGAAATCCTACAAAAGATCAAGGAACGATCTGACTTAGTGGTCTGTACTACTACCGGCGGTGGTTTGGGTATGACCAAGGAACAGCGTATCAGCGTAGTTCCTACCTTTAAACCGGAGCTGGCATCGTTTAATATGGGTTCCTTCAACTTTGCACTCTATCCAGTAGCAGATAAAATCGAGAACTATAAACACGACTGGGAAAAGCCGTACTATCAGTTTACAGAAGATTTCGTATTTACCAACACATTTAAAACGATGAAGTTCTTCTTAGAGACAATGAATGAGACCCAGACCAGGCCGGAGTTGGAAATATATGATGTTGCTATGGTAAATAACGCAGCGCAGATGATAAGGGAGGGGTACTTAAAGCGGCCAATTTATCTGCAGTTTGTGCTGGGTATCCTTGGTGGACTTCCTGCTACTGTTGGTAATCTTTTGATGCTATATAATACCGCAAAAGAATTGATAGGGGACTTTAGCTGGTCAGTCTGTGCAGCCGGAAAGGATCAGATGAAGCTATGTGCTGCCGCTTTAGCATTAGGGGGCAATGTAAGGGTGGGTTTGGAAGACAGTCTCTACGCCGAGAAAGGAATCTTGGCCAAAAGTAGTGCAGATCAAGTGGAAAAGGTGGTGAACATCGCCAAAGAGCTCAGTTACGATATTGCAAGTCCGGATGAAGCCAGGAAAATGCTGGGATTGAAAGGATTGGAACACGTAAGTTACTGA
- a CDS encoding short-chain fatty acid transporter gives MLRSIAKKFKVSAEKYIPDAFIFAIILTLITYLMGIIIAGKGPFELVGFWYNGFWNFLAFSMQMAVILLTGFALATSPPVQRLIKKVASMPKGPNSAIVITVLFSAAGAWVNWGFGLVLGSIFAREIAKRVKGVDYPILVAAAYSGFIAGLPASLSITAPLLVNTPGHFLEDAVGLIPLQATIFSPVLLGTAIVTTILVAWAYRNMIPTKKEEIRVLDVSTIEESAPALEPAVGEITIANKLENSAILNYIIVAGGFSWIIYHFATNGFDLNLNFVNFFFLFLGLALHKTPKSYISAFQKGAGAAGPIILQFPFYAGIQGIMASSGLIVIISGWFVSISTGTTLPFWSYVSACIVNFFVPSAGGQWIVQGPIMVEAAKTLSVAPSAMVNSVTLGDVTTNLIQPFWALPALGIAKLGIKDIWGYCLVAMIIMFVVGSAFVLIF, from the coding sequence ATGTTAAGGAGTATTGCTAAAAAGTTTAAAGTAAGCGCTGAGAAATACATTCCGGATGCATTTATCTTTGCAATTATCCTCACGCTCATCACGTATTTGATGGGCATTATCATTGCTGGAAAAGGACCATTTGAACTGGTTGGGTTTTGGTATAACGGTTTCTGGAATTTCTTAGCATTCTCCATGCAGATGGCGGTTATCCTATTAACGGGTTTTGCTCTGGCCACGTCACCACCGGTTCAGAGGCTGATTAAAAAGGTGGCTTCAATGCCGAAAGGCCCAAACAGTGCTATTGTAATAACTGTGTTATTCAGCGCTGCAGGGGCTTGGGTTAATTGGGGCTTTGGTTTGGTACTTGGTTCAATTTTTGCGAGAGAAATTGCCAAAAGGGTAAAAGGGGTAGATTATCCTATCCTGGTTGCCGCCGCTTATTCAGGCTTTATTGCCGGTTTGCCCGCGTCTCTATCAATTACCGCCCCTCTATTGGTGAATACACCCGGTCACTTTTTAGAAGACGCTGTCGGTCTCATCCCTTTACAAGCGACCATATTTAGCCCGGTTTTACTTGGTACAGCTATAGTTACAACAATATTGGTTGCCTGGGCCTATAGGAACATGATACCTACTAAAAAAGAAGAAATTAGGGTACTTGATGTGTCCACGATTGAGGAAAGCGCACCCGCGCTAGAACCTGCTGTAGGTGAAATAACTATCGCAAACAAGTTAGAGAACAGCGCGATACTTAATTACATCATAGTAGCGGGCGGTTTTTCGTGGATAATATACCACTTCGCTACCAATGGGTTTGACCTGAATCTTAACTTTGTAAATTTCTTCTTTCTCTTCTTAGGGCTGGCACTGCATAAAACTCCTAAAAGTTATATTTCGGCTTTTCAAAAGGGCGCTGGTGCAGCAGGACCTATTATCCTTCAGTTTCCATTTTACGCAGGCATTCAAGGAATCATGGCCAGCTCAGGGTTAATTGTCATAATTTCCGGGTGGTTTGTTTCAATTTCTACAGGCACAACGTTACCATTCTGGTCCTATGTATCAGCATGTATAGTTAACTTTTTTGTCCCATCAGCTGGGGGTCAGTGGATTGTCCAGGGGCCGATTATGGTGGAAGCAGCCAAAACTTTAAGTGTAGCACCTTCAGCAATGGTTAACTCTGTCACGTTGGGAGACGTCACCACTAACCTGATACAGCCGTTCTGGGCATTGCCCGCCCTCGGTATCGCTAAGCTGGGTATCAAAGATATCTGGGGATATTGTCTGGTGGCAATGATCATTATGTTTGTTGTTGGATCAGCCTTTGTCTTGATATTCTAG
- a CDS encoding cobalamin B12-binding domain-containing protein, with translation MRPTKILIVKLGLDSHWRGAQMVASFLRDKGMEVIYAGNLTPEAIVENAMQEDVDYIGVSTLSGNHLTLLPKLMNIMKEKGMEKVSVLLGGTIPRADISEMKKLGVAEVFPTGSTLKAIEEFIR, from the coding sequence ATGAGACCGACAAAAATATTAATTGTTAAGCTGGGCCTTGATTCCCACTGGCGCGGTGCCCAGATGGTGGCCAGTTTTCTAAGAGATAAAGGGATGGAAGTGATTTACGCCGGTAATCTCACTCCCGAAGCAATCGTGGAAAACGCTATGCAGGAGGACGTGGATTATATCGGCGTCAGCACCCTATCCGGAAACCATCTGACCCTGCTGCCAAAGCTGATGAATATTATGAAGGAAAAAGGTATGGAAAAGGTGTCCGTATTACTGGGCGGCACCATTCCCCGTGCTGATATATCAGAAATGAAAAAACTAGGCGTAGCCGAAGTCTTCCCCACCGGCAGCACACTTAAGGCGATCGAAGAATTTATCCGGTAG
- a CDS encoding acyl-CoA mutase large subunit family protein → MAKEEILQQKDRWLNDYESELEHSAERCTDSGISVDPLYTPGINSEKEYLERLGFPGKSPFTRGVYSTMYRGRPWTIRQLAGYGTAEDTNERYRMLLKQGSDAINAVFDYPTLRGYDSDNPAVEGDIGQGGVAVDTIEDMLVLFDNIPIDRVSVSLVACNPVMSATIMAMYLAVAESRGISPEKLAGTIQNDFLMETMATTAPDILEPALSFRLSTDIVAYCAEHVPRWNPISYTGYNYRESGANAVQEVGLVMAHAFGTIEEMLSRGYSVDQFVPRLSFFLSSHNDFFEEVAKFRAARRVWFKLMQERYSPKDQRSLRFRYHVQTAGVSLTAQQPLNNISRSAYQALAAVMGGAQSIHVDGFDEALSIPSNLSALTALRTQQILQNETNVTSTIDPLGGSYFVEQLTDQMEQKITQYIDTVANQGGIVKAVETGWVHQEIRRSAYKEQLAIENGTKKVVGVNCFNDCDEEEESVELFRVPETLSRQKARLLKVKETRSLEEVNKALTEVEIVIKSGDNVLPALLAAVKARTTVGEIADVFRSISGSWKMPLY, encoded by the coding sequence ATGGCAAAAGAAGAAATTCTTCAGCAAAAAGATAGATGGCTTAATGACTACGAAAGCGAATTAGAGCATTCTGCCGAGCGGTGTACCGACTCGGGCATCTCGGTTGACCCTTTATATACACCGGGTATCAATTCTGAAAAGGAATACCTGGAGCGGCTGGGTTTTCCTGGGAAATCGCCTTTCACCAGAGGGGTGTACAGCACCATGTATCGGGGTCGCCCCTGGACCATACGTCAGCTGGCAGGCTACGGGACCGCAGAAGACACTAATGAACGCTACCGTATGCTGCTCAAGCAAGGTTCCGACGCGATCAATGCAGTTTTTGATTATCCCACTTTGCGAGGCTACGATTCAGATAACCCAGCGGTGGAAGGAGATATCGGCCAGGGTGGCGTGGCAGTAGATACTATCGAAGACATGCTGGTATTGTTTGATAATATACCCATAGACCGGGTCAGTGTGTCGCTAGTGGCCTGCAACCCGGTGATGTCGGCCACCATCATGGCCATGTATTTGGCGGTGGCAGAAAGCAGAGGGATTTCCCCGGAAAAACTGGCCGGTACCATCCAAAATGACTTTTTGATGGAGACCATGGCAACCACGGCGCCGGATATTCTAGAGCCCGCTCTTTCGTTTAGGCTTTCCACCGATATTGTTGCCTACTGTGCAGAACATGTACCACGCTGGAATCCCATCAGTTATACCGGCTACAATTATCGCGAGTCCGGTGCCAACGCAGTGCAGGAAGTGGGCCTGGTCATGGCCCATGCATTTGGGACAATCGAGGAAATGCTGAGCAGAGGATATTCAGTAGATCAATTCGTGCCCCGATTATCATTTTTTCTTTCGTCCCATAACGATTTTTTTGAAGAAGTTGCCAAGTTCCGTGCCGCCCGGCGAGTGTGGTTTAAATTGATGCAGGAGCGCTATAGTCCTAAAGACCAGCGCAGCCTGCGCTTCCGTTACCACGTACAGACCGCCGGTGTCAGCCTGACTGCACAACAGCCGCTGAACAACATATCTCGTTCTGCATATCAGGCTCTCGCCGCGGTGATGGGAGGTGCCCAATCAATACATGTAGATGGTTTTGATGAGGCACTTTCCATACCTTCGAATCTTTCGGCACTGACGGCGTTAAGAACCCAGCAAATCCTGCAGAATGAGACCAACGTCACCAGTACCATCGATCCCCTGGGCGGTTCGTATTTCGTAGAGCAGTTGACCGACCAGATGGAGCAGAAGATTACACAATATATTGACACGGTGGCAAATCAGGGGGGAATAGTTAAAGCAGTGGAGACCGGCTGGGTGCACCAGGAAATAAGACGGTCCGCTTATAAAGAACAGCTTGCGATAGAAAACGGTACTAAGAAGGTCGTAGGAGTAAATTGTTTCAACGACTGCGATGAAGAAGAGGAGAGCGTAGAGCTGTTCCGGGTGCCCGAAACACTATCCCGGCAAAAGGCGAGGCTGCTAAAAGTAAAGGAAACACGCAGCCTTGAGGAAGTAAATAAAGCACTTACTGAGGTAGAGATTGTCATCAAATCCGGCGATAATGTACTGCCCGCACTGTTAGCAGCCGTCAAAGCCCGCACCACCGTCGGCGAGATAGCGGACGTTTTTCGCAGCATCAGTGGCAGCTGGAAAATGCCGCTTTACTAA
- a CDS encoding sigma 54-interacting transcriptional regulator, whose amino-acid sequence MLARDFMTKEFRSLSEENTIAEAVKVFLHTRLDAAPVVDNMEKLVGVFTKHNLYRALGNKCSLQTKINSLMITNVLTVRGDEEFSAVYRIMLHHGVGSAVVIDAEQKPIGIVTKVDLIRTLQEQTKSLAGKLRKQVSYYRSELSKVTGTEFTIKDIISVSPEMEKVKVEAKRAALGFSTILLLGESGTGKELFAKAIHSGSRPEGPFIKVNCAAVPENLLETEFFGYEEGAFTGAKRGGKPGKFELADGGSLFLDEIGDMSPHLQVKLLRVLQEREFERVGGIETIRVNVRIIAATNKDLEKLVTDGNFREDLYYRLNVITLSISPLRKRLEDVRPLSNYFINRFQRIMGSKVMGITDDVLDILEQHHWPGNTRELENVIERAMNLIFEGKIEVKHLAEYLTNKYLPRNQENDGQGILQSKIQSAEKKIILDAIRQANGNRTQAAKLLGISRSSFYEKINKYQI is encoded by the coding sequence ATGTTGGCTCGCGACTTTATGACAAAGGAATTCCGCAGCCTTAGTGAGGAAAATACTATAGCTGAAGCGGTAAAGGTGTTCTTGCACACTCGTTTGGATGCAGCACCGGTAGTTGATAATATGGAAAAACTGGTAGGTGTTTTCACGAAGCACAATCTTTATCGGGCTTTGGGAAATAAGTGTTCACTGCAAACCAAGATTAATTCGCTGATGATTACTAATGTACTCACCGTTAGGGGTGACGAAGAATTTTCTGCCGTTTATCGAATTATGCTGCATCATGGGGTGGGTTCGGCGGTGGTGATTGATGCTGAGCAGAAACCTATTGGCATTGTCACCAAGGTAGATTTAATCAGAACTCTTCAGGAGCAGACCAAGTCGTTGGCCGGTAAACTGAGAAAACAGGTGTCATATTACCGCAGCGAGCTGTCCAAGGTTACCGGCACTGAATTTACCATCAAGGATATTATCAGTGTCAGTCCGGAGATGGAAAAGGTAAAAGTGGAAGCAAAAAGGGCAGCCTTAGGATTTTCCACAATCCTGCTTTTAGGTGAAAGCGGTACCGGCAAGGAACTGTTTGCCAAGGCCATTCACAGTGGTTCCAGGCCGGAAGGACCATTCATTAAGGTTAACTGTGCAGCAGTTCCGGAAAATTTGTTGGAAACTGAATTTTTCGGTTATGAAGAGGGTGCATTTACCGGTGCAAAACGTGGTGGGAAGCCGGGCAAATTCGAGTTGGCGGACGGCGGCAGTCTCTTTTTAGATGAGATCGGGGATATGTCCCCGCACCTGCAGGTTAAACTGCTTCGCGTGCTGCAGGAAAGGGAGTTTGAACGGGTTGGCGGTATCGAAACAATTAGAGTAAATGTAAGGATAATTGCTGCTACCAATAAGGACCTGGAAAAGTTGGTTACAGACGGCAATTTTCGTGAGGACCTCTACTACCGTCTTAATGTGATCACCCTTTCCATTTCACCGCTTCGGAAACGTCTTGAGGATGTCAGACCCCTGTCCAATTACTTCATTAATAGATTCCAGCGGATTATGGGCAGTAAGGTGATGGGTATTACCGACGATGTGCTGGATATATTGGAACAACATCACTGGCCCGGTAATACTAGAGAACTAGAAAACGTCATAGAAAGGGCCATGAATTTGATATTTGAAGGAAAAATTGAAGTAAAACATTTAGCGGAATATTTGACCAACAAATACTTACCGCGTAACCAGGAGAACGACGGCCAGGGCATCCTGCAAAGCAAAATACAGTCGGCGGAAAAGAAAATTATTTTAGACGCCATCAGGCAGGCCAACGGCAACCGCACCCAGGCGGCCAAGCTGCTGGGTATCAGCAGATCCAGCTTTTATGAGAAGATAAATAAATATCAAATATAA
- a CDS encoding M24 family metallopeptidase, translating into MNIPHQPNESEIRLERFRRLMERQGVEIVVLVHPADIFYFAGIALFSTLIVPLEKEPILLVQLNHARGMQESWVKDVRPSFGISTVAQTLKELSPANVRVGTELDVMPVNNYRRFSQALPNIEFVDISPALLQVRMIKSPSEINLMKNIARVSALGFQQCQKVLRPGITEWELAKVIKDVEHYYHAERPLNLRAWDQVFEFGMIAAGDNSCEVSGYWLTATGRGVSKARPYGPSSRPMQEGELVIINKGVNIQGYHVDQARTFAVSEPTIEQQDQYEALKTIMEAAFKQVRPGAAAADIYTAARDKAADLGYEEYFMTRALYDFEYIGHGVGIEMDEPPLIGPRSKVILEPGMVLALEPKLIIPGRGGLDLEDTLVVTESGAEWITYGSKELYFK; encoded by the coding sequence GTGAATATCCCGCACCAGCCCAACGAAAGTGAAATAAGGTTAGAAAGGTTCAGACGATTGATGGAGCGGCAGGGTGTGGAAATAGTGGTGCTGGTTCACCCGGCGGATATATTCTACTTTGCGGGAATCGCATTATTTTCTACTTTGATTGTCCCGCTGGAGAAAGAACCGATACTATTGGTTCAGCTAAACCATGCACGCGGCATGCAGGAGAGCTGGGTAAAGGATGTAAGACCCTCCTTTGGTATCTCTACCGTTGCTCAGACACTAAAAGAGTTATCACCAGCAAATGTAAGAGTGGGTACGGAACTAGACGTGATGCCGGTAAACAACTACCGGCGATTTTCGCAAGCGCTTCCCAACATTGAATTCGTAGACATTTCTCCGGCACTGCTTCAGGTGAGGATGATTAAATCACCGTCCGAAATAAACCTCATGAAAAACATTGCCCGAGTGTCTGCCCTTGGCTTTCAGCAGTGCCAAAAGGTGCTTCGCCCGGGTATCACAGAGTGGGAACTGGCAAAGGTAATCAAGGATGTGGAACATTATTACCATGCAGAGAGACCATTAAATTTGCGGGCCTGGGACCAGGTTTTTGAATTCGGCATGATAGCAGCAGGCGATAACAGCTGCGAGGTTTCGGGATACTGGTTAACCGCTACCGGCAGAGGTGTCAGTAAGGCTCGCCCTTATGGACCTTCTTCCAGACCTATGCAGGAGGGCGAACTGGTTATCATTAATAAGGGCGTGAATATTCAGGGATACCACGTTGATCAGGCGCGTACATTTGCCGTGAGTGAGCCCACCATCGAACAGCAGGATCAATATGAAGCTTTGAAAACCATCATGGAGGCGGCATTTAAGCAGGTGAGGCCGGGCGCTGCTGCGGCAGACATTTACACTGCCGCCAGGGATAAGGCTGCTGATTTGGGTTATGAGGAGTACTTCATGACCAGGGCCTTATATGATTTTGAGTACATTGGCCATGGGGTGGGCATTGAAATGGATGAACCGCCGCTCATCGGACCCCGGTCCAAAGTCATCCTGGAGCCGGGTATGGTGCTGGCCTTGGAACCAAAGCTAATTATTCCGGGGCGGGGAGGCCTTGACCTTGAGGATACCTTGGTAGTCACCGAAAGCGGTGCGGAATGGATTACCTACGGCAGTAAAGAACTTTATTTTAAGTGA
- a CDS encoding helix-turn-helix domain-containing protein, which translates to MLSSEHQLQHQHILWELWSLTIGNRLDPFTLGKKLREVLPFDNVYVFIRDEHRHKYTRLNEDSKRPQRFDLLAELLSNRLQRNLIFEDKQLTIFPFTSPYASDNEHYSGFVVVENSVDLDNDHISLMEMISQHIALLLENLREASHFRNQVKSLSTIVQIDNEISLEENFETTLGNIMEKIKKAFDASTGGVMLYDEEKNTLVLQKPGFGATDQEINEYNVSLKEQSNATRVFRTGSPMVSNNCIGDSRILQRYVDLYKVHNLMTVPLSSQGKTIGVLHLANKRSGIWNENDLKLLQMMASYLGGIIERAYLVEKLKEKHLEIEKLYQNAERMTETLSYQKEVIDTHRSTLEWTLSIHNQLLKSLLNEGGLKEITEILASQIGKSVVIVDSFGQVPAMSLTSDEHQTIFQDFVKQNLKQFKRKTLPFVLADKKYFVTPFPIDLRHYNMDQILLLVITKNHLKTHELNAVRQALLIFSLELIRQKGIIETENRLRADFLDDLIFSKSLNLNNLHTRAAYLNHSFTDPNVFIILDIDDFVTRIEKEKLKEADILKIKNRLYAITENNIKKHFPERSYLMTTKSDNVLALLSLPNKHLPQAIDTMLGEISNDINSSLTPLTVSIGVSNLCLAIEDYKSNYSSTKKALDINKGLGKKDIIVYQGQQGLDGMFFDLYRQQSFREFALEFLDPVLEYEKSKKTPLIDTAETYLNSLNLQQTAKLLYSHVNTVRYRLNKIEKLLGIDFKYKDDRLKFTLALNILKFRSDYNTD; encoded by the coding sequence TTGCTATCATCGGAACATCAACTTCAACACCAGCATATCTTATGGGAATTATGGAGCTTAACTATAGGTAACCGCTTAGACCCCTTTACCTTAGGTAAGAAGTTAAGGGAGGTCCTTCCATTTGACAATGTTTATGTCTTCATTAGGGATGAACATCGCCATAAATACACTCGCCTCAACGAGGACTCGAAACGGCCCCAAAGATTTGATTTATTGGCCGAACTCTTATCTAATAGGCTACAAAGAAATTTAATTTTTGAGGATAAGCAGCTAACGATTTTTCCTTTTACTTCTCCTTACGCTTCTGATAATGAGCATTACTCAGGCTTTGTTGTAGTTGAAAATAGCGTGGACTTGGACAATGATCACATTTCATTAATGGAAATGATTTCTCAGCATATCGCCCTCCTGTTAGAAAACCTGCGGGAAGCTTCTCACTTTAGAAATCAGGTAAAAAGCCTTTCCACAATAGTGCAAATTGATAACGAAATTTCTTTAGAAGAAAACTTTGAAACTACGCTGGGAAATATAATGGAAAAAATTAAAAAGGCCTTTGACGCTTCCACAGGCGGGGTCATGCTGTATGACGAAGAAAAAAATACTCTGGTGCTGCAAAAGCCTGGCTTTGGTGCCACGGATCAGGAAATAAATGAATATAATGTTTCGCTCAAAGAACAAAGCAACGCTACCAGGGTATTTCGAACCGGATCACCAATGGTTTCAAACAACTGTATCGGTGACAGCCGAATTCTACAAAGGTACGTTGATTTATATAAGGTGCATAATCTGATGACTGTACCATTATCATCTCAAGGAAAAACCATCGGGGTGTTACACCTTGCCAATAAAAGATCCGGCATATGGAATGAAAATGATTTAAAACTGCTGCAAATGATGGCTTCGTATTTGGGAGGCATCATTGAGCGTGCTTATTTAGTGGAAAAGCTTAAGGAAAAACACCTTGAAATAGAGAAACTCTATCAAAACGCGGAAAGAATGACCGAAACCCTCAGCTATCAAAAGGAAGTCATAGATACACATCGCTCAACACTTGAGTGGACTCTTTCTATCCATAACCAGCTTCTAAAAAGCCTGCTAAATGAAGGTGGGCTTAAGGAAATAACTGAGATTCTAGCCAGTCAAATCGGCAAAAGTGTCGTCATTGTGGATAGCTTCGGCCAAGTGCCGGCAATGAGTCTCACTTCTGACGAGCATCAGACAATCTTTCAAGACTTTGTGAAGCAAAACTTAAAACAGTTCAAGCGGAAGACCTTACCCTTTGTTCTGGCAGACAAAAAATATTTCGTGACACCCTTTCCTATTGACTTGAGGCACTACAACATGGATCAGATACTGCTGTTGGTGATAACAAAGAATCATTTGAAAACTCATGAACTAAACGCTGTCCGACAGGCCCTATTAATATTTTCCTTGGAGTTAATACGGCAAAAGGGCATTATCGAAACGGAAAACAGGCTACGGGCTGATTTCCTAGATGACTTAATCTTTAGCAAAAGCCTAAATCTTAATAACCTGCATACCAGGGCTGCGTATTTAAACCATAGTTTTACCGACCCCAATGTATTTATCATTTTAGATATCGATGATTTTGTCACTCGAATTGAAAAAGAGAAATTAAAAGAAGCAGATATCCTCAAAATCAAAAATAGATTGTACGCAATCACAGAAAACAATATTAAAAAACACTTTCCCGAAAGAAGCTATCTTATGACCACCAAAAGCGATAATGTGCTGGCACTTTTATCCCTGCCCAATAAGCATTTACCGCAGGCTATCGATACTATGCTTGGGGAAATTAGTAATGATATTAACTCAAGTTTGACGCCTTTAACAGTATCTATTGGCGTCAGCAATCTTTGTCTTGCTATAGAGGACTATAAAAGTAACTATTCAAGCACAAAAAAAGCCCTCGACATCAATAAAGGCTTAGGGAAAAAAGACATTATTGTCTACCAGGGGCAGCAGGGTCTGGATGGAATGTTTTTTGACCTTTACCGGCAGCAGAGTTTCCGCGAATTTGCCTTAGAATTTTTAGACCCAGTCCTTGAGTATGAAAAAAGTAAAAAAACACCCCTGATTGACACTGCAGAAACTTATCTAAATTCTTTAAACCTACAGCAAACGGCTAAACTGTTATACAGCCATGTAAATACAGTCAGGTACCGACTGAATAAAATCGAAAAGCTGCTGGGAATTGACTTTAAGTACAAAGACGACCGGCTAAAATTTACTTTGGCGTTAAATATTCTTAAGTTTCGTTCGGATTATAATACAGACTGA
- a CDS encoding DMT family transporter gives MTKQKSTFTIVSMLLIYVIWGATFSVMKVGIEYIPPLTFSSLRFIIGGALLVLFGIVVRTPFPAKEDWGALAILGLFQTTFTFSLVFYAMQFVEAGLTAILMYTYPLLVNLMAHFLLPGERLNTRKVIGLLVGFSGLILIFAANANTAGGWGTVGKVLILFAALSWAGATIYLRRRFQNHNTLQVTAWQMLLGGVFTIVPAFLFERTASFNFNLIAWETLLFASILASALAFALWFYVLDRLGVGRASVFLFLVPVCGVVFATFLLKEPFTLRVLGGMLSVAAGIWLVNAGGGQELGQPVMTPYDSAKSLE, from the coding sequence ATGACCAAACAGAAAAGCACATTCACAATAGTCAGCATGTTATTAATCTACGTTATTTGGGGCGCGACATTTTCGGTTATGAAAGTGGGTATCGAATACATTCCGCCCTTAACCTTTTCCAGTTTACGATTTATTATTGGCGGCGCACTGCTGGTTCTGTTTGGTATTGTTGTACGTACCCCCTTTCCCGCCAAAGAGGATTGGGGCGCTTTAGCTATTTTGGGACTTTTTCAAACCACGTTTACCTTTAGCTTAGTTTTTTATGCCATGCAGTTTGTGGAAGCGGGATTGACAGCTATACTAATGTACACATATCCTTTACTGGTAAATTTAATGGCCCATTTTCTCTTACCGGGAGAACGGCTGAACACCCGAAAAGTCATCGGGCTGCTGGTAGGTTTCTCCGGGCTGATCCTCATATTTGCAGCAAACGCAAATACAGCAGGGGGCTGGGGCACAGTAGGCAAGGTGCTGATTTTGTTTGCGGCTCTATCCTGGGCAGGCGCCACTATTTACTTAAGGCGGCGTTTCCAAAACCATAATACACTTCAGGTTACAGCCTGGCAGATGCTGTTGGGCGGCGTGTTTACGATAGTGCCTGCTTTCTTGTTTGAGAGGACGGCTAGCTTTAATTTTAATCTGATCGCTTGGGAAACACTGCTTTTTGCTTCTATATTAGCATCCGCTTTGGCTTTTGCTTTATGGTTTTATGTGCTGGACAGATTGGGCGTGGGCAGGGCCAGTGTCTTTCTATTCCTGGTACCGGTTTGTGGCGTGGTTTTTGCCACTTTCCTGCTCAAAGAGCCATTTACTCTCAGAGTGTTGGGGGGAATGCTGTCAGTGGCAGCGGGGATCTGGCTGGTAAATGCAGGGGGTGGACAGGAGCTGGGACAACCAGTGATGACACCTTATGATTCAGCGAAGAGTTTGGAATAG